The Streptomyces sp. ICC1 DNA window CGAGGAGGCCATGTCCAACCTGAACCGCCTGTACAAGGCCTCGCGCACGCTCTTCGACTCCGACGAGGAGTTCAAGACGCGGGCCAGGGCCCGGGTGGTGGACCTCCAGGCCGGCGAGCCGGAGACCCTCGCCCTGTGGCAGCGGTTCGTGGACGAGTCGAAGATCTACTTCTACTCCGTCTTCGACAAGCTGGACATGGACATCCAGGACCCCGACGTGGTCGGCGAGTCCGGCTACAACGACATGCTCGTCGAGACGTGCAAGCTGCTGGAGGAGTCGGGCGTCGCCGTCCGCTCCAACGGCGCGCTCTGCGTGTTCTTCGACGACGTCAAGGGCCCGGACGGCAACCCGACCCCGCTGATCGTCCAGAAGTCCGACGGCGGCTTCGGCTACGCGGCGACCGACCTCTCGGCGATCCGCGACCGGGTGGGCAACCTGGGCGCGACCGAGCTGATCTACGTGGTCGACGCGCGGCAGTCCCTGCACTTCAAGATGGTCTTCGAAACGGCGCGCCGGGCGGGCTGGCTGAACGAGGACACCAAGGCCGTGCAGCTGGCCTTCGGCACCGTGCTGGGCAAGGACGGCAAGCCGTTCAAGACCCGTGAGGGCGAGACGGTCCGGCTGGTGGACCTGCTGGACGAGGCGGTGGACCGGGCGACGGCCGTCGTGCGCGAGAAGGCGGAGAAGATCGGCCTGAGCGAGGCGGAGATCCTCGAGAACGGCCGGTACGTGGGCATCGGCGCGGTGAAGTACGCGGACCTGTCCACCTCCGCCGCGCGCGACTACAAGTTCGACCTGGACCAGATGGTCTCGCTGACCGGCGACACGTCCGTGTACCTCCAGTACGCGTACGCCCGGATCAAGTCCATCCTGCGCAAGGCGGGCGAGGCGGGCGACCGGAAGCCGGTCGCGCACCCGGAGCTGGAGCTGGCCCCGGCCGAGCGCGCGCTGGGCCTGCACCTGGACCACTTCGGCGAGCTCATCGCCGAGGCGGCCGCGGACCACGCC harbors:
- the argS gene encoding arginine--tRNA ligase; translation: MASVPSLASSVNQRVADALASALPESGAADPLLRRSDRADFQANGILALAKKAKANPRELATTVVEGLDSGDLIKEIEVSGPGFLNITVTDRAIVETLAARAADDRLGVPLAAKPGTTVIDYAQPNVAKEMHVGHLRSAVIGAAMVEILEFTGEKVVRRHHIGDWGTQFGMLIQYLLEHPHELDHKGAGDGDDAVEVSGEEAMSNLNRLYKASRTLFDSDEEFKTRARARVVDLQAGEPETLALWQRFVDESKIYFYSVFDKLDMDIQDPDVVGESGYNDMLVETCKLLEESGVAVRSNGALCVFFDDVKGPDGNPTPLIVQKSDGGFGYAATDLSAIRDRVGNLGATELIYVVDARQSLHFKMVFETARRAGWLNEDTKAVQLAFGTVLGKDGKPFKTREGETVRLVDLLDEAVDRATAVVREKAEKIGLSEAEILENGRYVGIGAVKYADLSTSAARDYKFDLDQMVSLTGDTSVYLQYAYARIKSILRKAGEAGDRKPVAHPELELAPAERALGLHLDHFGELIAEAAADHAPHKVAAYLYQLSSLFATFYEQCPVVKPEPELVVGENRLFLCELTARTLSKGMSLLGIRTPEKL